DNA from Solanum stenotomum isolate F172 chromosome 3, ASM1918654v1, whole genome shotgun sequence:
AAGGGCAAAAAATTAGATGAGCATTATAGCAATTGTGGTACTTGAAAGTTGGCTTCAGCTTCCAGGAAAGACCACGATTAAGCTCCTGAAGCTACGATTTTTGTGAATGGTTATCGGCCCATCAATgactttttgcatttttttttcaagtatgaTTTTTATGCATCTTTATACATATAACCCCCCTTTCTATATATTTAGGAGGAAAGATGGCTTCCAAAGCTCTTATGAGAATCTCCAAATTTAGATAAGACACAACTACTCATAAACTCTGTTAAAAACAGGTGACTGGCAACTATGCTAATTGTGAAATGACGAAATGTGAttcttgttgatttgaaaattttggccTCCCAAAAAGATCAGGTAACTGGAAAGGTCATATCTGCAGTCTAGCTCCATGTCAGCAGAGCAAGAGAAGTTCTAACAAAAAAGACATCAATCCTCTTTCAGTTATACTGAGCCTTCGTCGTATAAGGtaacagaaaataaattaaaactcgTGTAACACAGAGACAGGTAAATGCACTTCCTTAAGGACACCAGAGACTTACGTTTTTCCATCTCCAAATTTCCACCAATCTGGTTCATACCATTTGTGGCCCCTGTCAAATCAAACAAAGACTTGATCATATTCATAAAAGATGACCTCCTCAAGCATTTTCATGAAACTATTTCAGTTCCGATGAATATTATCAAGTCCTATTATCAATAAGTCAAGTTGTTCGGTGACACTCACTGTTCAGAGAAAACTTCGCCTGATTTCATGCACCCAATATATACACGAGGGTCACTCAAATACGACGCAAGTGTATTTCCCAAGGAATCTGCACAATCGTCACAGGTTATTGAATCTATATATTAACTTGTTGGCAGATGCCAAAAACAGTAATTGCATTGGAATTGGAAAAATCTTTAGTGGGTCGCGGTAGTTAGCTAATAGTGCTTGCTTATCCTTGTACATACCAAGGTTTACAAAGACATTGTCATTGACTTTTGCATAATAATCGGCAGTCCAGCTGTCTGCTGCATGTGCAAAAAATAGCTTTGTTTTCTTGGAGAGTTCTTCCGGAGCCTCAACATGATTTTCCTGTCCAAACAAATGACATTATCAGCTAAATTTTACTGTGCTGGCTGAACTTTCTCAAGCTGGAAATACGAATTGGGGATTAAAAGCAAAATCTTTTGGTTCGGACTTGTGGAAAAAGGATGTGCAAATTAAGGGAAATAAAAGTTGCTTCATGCTAATGGGGGGCAAGTATGTTTTCTATTGTGGTTCACCTTCATATTTTTTGTGGTCCATATCATACCAGTTATAGCAGTCCTAGGGAATTCATGTTATCTATGTTGAACATTGATCTGTTCATATCTGAATTGAACAACTAAATCAAGGAGAATGAGTTCATCTCGAGAAAATCTTTGATGCTGCCCAGTATGTGATGAAAATATTTCATTCCAGTGGATATATTAATTTAACAACTCATAAGacataagaataaaaaataatatagtacTAGTTTAACAACTCACTAGAATAAAAAAATCGTTAGTTTGACTGTTTTCACTGTCAATGCTCCTGTCCAAGCTGTCTCCACGATTAGCACTGCAAATTGAGGTGCAAGCGAATTAAACCAATATGCAAATACTCACAACAATAGAAGTAACCATAAGAAAATACCTTCTGCCAATGACAAAACGTGCAACAATGCCCTTCTTTtcctccatttttttcaaagctGCACTTGGATGTAGGCAAATATGTGAGAAGATGCTCATGGTTCTAAACCTCATGGGCAATGACTTGAAAATCTTCCATAAAATTTCTAATAATTACTCTTAAGTCAAACTAAAAGTGTTGAAATCATAAGATGAGTTCCCCACACAGAAACAAATTTCTTCCTCCATCATGAATCCAGTAACCCACCTCTCGTTCTATGTCATCTCAAAAAAGTTTccatgtaattaaaaaaaacagttCTAGCTTGTTATATGATGAAACcataaataagaaatttaaaaaaagaaaaaagggaaactACACTGGTGTAGTTATCCACTTCTCAATTCGGCGTTTGATTATATTCTTGAAAATTTGGAAAGCCAATAGGAAATTCCACATCTCCCACCCACTTCTCCTCTCATGTAAAGATTAAACAAATGTCCATTTTCATTTATCCTATTTATAGCATTCCTAAGATGAGTTGTGGTATTCCATTCCTAGTGGAGGCGTAATAAGAACAATAATATGAGAATCCAGACAGACATCATGATCATgtgaagaatgaaaaataaattattaaaatgtcaTAATAACTGATACTCTACCAGTTGACATCCATGCCTTCCTTATAGCATCTCTATCATTTTTGCGCCCAAAACTTGTGAAAATTCCTATTACTATTACTGGACCCTTTTCAGGAGTTTTCGACATATCTGATGATTGTTTGGAGATGAATCCTTCCTGTCTAGCAGCTGTCAGTTCCATTTCTAGGGCAGATAGTTTCTTCCTTTGCTCCCTAATAACCAAACATTCTTAATTAAACTAGTAATTTTTTGttataaacaaattgaaagggGAAGATTTTTGAACCTGCACTCTATGATTTTTAATGTGTCTGCAACGGATATTGCAGAGTGTCCCTGGAAATTAATCAGAAATATTAATTTCCTCactaaaaaagttaaaattgagCATTTGCTCAAGAATGGACATCAATCTATGTAGGAGAACATTTACTGATTTCACCGCAATCCAAAGAAGAGGACTGCATATCTATTGCTAGATATTACTGCATAGAATGTCAAACCTAACACAGACGAAAAAAGGacttttctttgaattttacATTTGAAGTTTGAACGCTGATCACGTAGGCAGTAGGACAATAATGATACTTCTTTTCACAAGCCTCCCAGCGATCAGCTAAATGATACATGTATCAGAAAACTATTCTTATGCAACCAAATTGAGATTACAGCTCAAAGTTTACATCAAAATTGAGGGTCTGCTCGAGAATGCAGGTTAACTGTTAGTACTTAGTAGTAGTACTGTCTTCATTGTCCAGAGAGGAAATCTGCATAGAGGTTGTTGTATATATTACTGCATAAAATCCCAAACCTAATTAAAGCAGTGAAACTCTTTCTCTACCATATGATACGTATCCCCTATAAATTCTTCAGATTACTCAACCGTGGATATGGTAGTTGATGCAACCACAAACATATATACTCAGCTTGAACCATATGAATAATTTAGATTCATTAACCTCACATAGGGAGTATTAGaatctaaattaataattttacatattAAATGACTACACATACAAAATTTAGACCAAAGTTATTGGGTTCTACCGAACCCATACCTTATCTTCGGCTCCGCCCCCTCATACTAAGTTTGCACTCACTGCTACAAACTAATAGCCATGTTTAAAGGTAATCCATACCGACTGAATTAAGATCCTGGATCGGCCAAGTGGATCCAAAATTAAAAACCGCTACATTGACAAACCATAACCGAAAAGGGATAGAATAATACAACTCAGATCAGTCCAAGCAAAAACCAAATCACTCAAAAGGAGAGACAAGATCATACATACCTGACCGGTTATTCTATCCAGCTCTTTCGTGAAGTAAACTCTGTTTTGTGCATCTTGCCACAACCTGTAGCATTAAAAAACGAAGTTAAACCAGATCACTTAGGAAAAACGTTTTTAACAAAGTAACTCGCCGGAGTTAGAAAACGAAACTCACCGGCCGGCGACATAGAAGGAAGCCATGGCAGCGAACATAGCAAGCATGAGTGATGAAATTGGGGATCGCATCCCCATAGTTGAGAACCGGGCATTGGATCCCCGGCTctgcatttttttcttcttctcaaatctcaaTCCAGGAATTCTGACTCAGTGCGATTCCATTTGGCGTCACGGTGAAGAGAAGTTTTCAGTTCGGGTTTATGAATTTCAGAGCCAAATGGGACGTTATCTGGGAATTTAAGTGTAGGCGGGTCCCGTTCGGATCTATATTTCGTTTCTGGGTTGAAAGCTCCATTATTACGATTGCTTCAATGAAAAGAATTCCCTCTCATCTGAAATTATAAAGTCTCTAGACAGTATAATTAATGTAAAATGTGTTTTGTTTCAACATCAACAACTATCAAGTTCTAAATAAGTTGGATTTGTTATAAATACACTATACTGTGGATattcattttaagtttattgaATAAGTTCGTATAAGCAAGATAACTTGGAAATAGATTACACAAGCACATAGTTTTCGCaacaactttattttttctataaatagatgctgaatttgatttattgaataaattttctAAATAATTATTCATGTTGAGAAATTATCTAAAAATATCAATACTTGACACAATAAAAACATCTTTCTCTTTCCTAGTTGCATAACATGTCACAGTACTTTAACAATAAATTTCTTTAACTCCTTTAAATCATCCATATTTTATACTCAATAAAAGAACACTACTTTTCcatatattttatgttaatacTCCTAAGTATTTAAAAAGGGTATACAAATAAAATTCTCAAGGAGTGCAACTAAAATCCtatttgaattgatttatttCAAGTGTTTTCAAgctaaaatagtttttaagcatatttgaaatatttaacttaaaaaaaagtggttttaagtaattatttttaagcaaaagataaaaataaatcaaatgtcataaattaaaattcctAACTTATAAATTTAGAGTTATAAACCTATTCAAACACACTCTAAAATTGATGGATTATTGAGCTTACCACATATGGAACATTCCTTCCCCGGATTTAGGCTTATGTCCCTTTTTTAGGTGATCATTTagatttattcatatttttaaataaaattgtacATATAGCCTTTAGAAATTATCTTTCGATAATATCATATTCAGTTTAACGcttgttttcatatttttcaaccTTACGTATAAAGTATTAAGTTGTTGTCCAATATTTGTAATAATGTATATAATATAAGATTGTGATCTAATAATTTGCTCAAAACGAATCTTTAGGCCGTAAAATGTTCCAAGAAAtgaataattttcttctttcctttttgggATTCAGTCAAGCGGGctgaaaataaaaatctttcAGATTGAAGGTAAGCCCACTTAGCAAAATTCACTGCCTTTTACTTGAATCTTGTATCCAATTACTTCCccaaatatctttaattttttcctcaaatctctctataaatataattatgtgCTAGCATTTAGGTTTAAATTGATACGCTTTCTAGAGGTATTCATAGTTTCATTTCTTAGGTTCTTCATTGATATTGTCGAataggaaaaatccttttggccatAAAATTTTTGCCAGAATGGTAAAAAGACATGTTCACACTACAAACTAgtttatttttggatatttttgccctttaacttaaatattgaatatattcttcaattatgTTTCTAAGACATTGAAAATGattaatgaaattaattattgatgatttcatcATTAAACATGAGTAAGAAACCACAAAATTCAccaaagaaaatataagtctCACCCACTCTTCTAACTTGAAGTTTTCAAGatcttaaaaaaaagaaagaaatatgaCAGTAgtagtaagaaaataaaaaatatatatatatctttttcaatttctaaatttCCTCCTTTCTACttattgttttttgtttatttatttttcatttcttatttcttaataataataataaaataaaataaaagtacaaaagagGAGTAAAGTGTAGGCTATCTATTTTACTTTATAATTTCTAAACgtgaaaagataaattatatctaaatttaaatattaaaaatttatatctataatACTCAAATTAGAAATATGAAATTCACTAAGTTGACAAAACAattactcttatttatttaaaggagTTATTGTTATGCatgaattttcaagaaaaaagttaaatgataaaaataaattttatccgATTATACTTAGATTGTATGAGAGCGAAGTATGAAGAAAACTGAAATTACCATCATGTTTCCTCCATTATGTAATTACTTTCATATCCTCGAACGTATATGAATCACATCACACACAAATAAAGACTCATTAAAATTAATGAATCACATTATAACACAAATGTTGATGGTGCTtcattgaaaattataataactaGGAAAGGATATAGAAAGTTTtatgatttcaaaataaatttttataaaaaaattgaaagacaaaCATCTTCATAGTTCTCTGATGATAATGACAACACAAATTTGTTAAACATGAACTAGATCAAAATTTCTTCacacatatatttttctttattactagtagtatttgttaattattatactttaaaaaattaactacatattgaaatattatattttaagaaattaaattacGTATTTAAaactacatatttaaaaattaaactaaatattttaaaaaataaactacatatttaattattatgttttaaaaaattaaattacgtAGTTCTATAATGTGTTGATTTTTATCAATTCtaaagtattttgagttttgattatcgttattaaaatatttttcaaattatatttaaaaacatatttttatgtatattgttAACATGAATTTTAATTGTCTCCTTCGAtagaaaattctatattaaatgaaaatatttttttaaaatgtatatcCTAATGGGAAAATCTTTTTGGGCATAAAAAAATTGGCCAGAATTGTAAAAGGACATGTTCACGAAGGTTCCCAGCTTTACTTAGCGCTTTTAGAATAATCCTCATAACTAGGATAATCATTGTCTACCCCCCAGTCAATCCCATGATACACGAACCAATTCATTCTTGTCAATTCAACACCACAACCCACACATCCCCAGGATACACCCAGACACTCACATGATCCTTAGTCAAGATCTTCTTTTCACAACGAATTTCACGATACTCAAGTATTTACAACTTGCATAACTTCAACGACCAGGCCAGCATATTGTACATATCAAAGTTCAGACACACATCTATTGTGCACATAATCACCTCATCATATTCAAGCAATTACAATTTCACATTCGTAGTTAATTCAAACAACCAGAAGCACGCAGTCAAAGTTTCCAATATACAATTTACAGATAAGTccaaattcttaattaattattttgctCCATGGATGACCATTCCTGATCATCCATGCATTCACACCCCCTAGggctagataccaattggaacatTCTCAgttttcaatttgatttgattgtGGCCCTTCAGTCATGACCACGACGTCTAGTTTACTTCGTTGAGATACTAATTGGACTCAACTTataccacaagcgacaatagtagctagcgagccccacaaaactgccaatttcaatcatagaacttggtcgaaccaattcttaaacaatttttaactgatggtaaccagatcttaaatcaatcttagatgAAACTAATGCACCTTGCAaatgataaaaaagatcatTTATCCGAGGCATGGATACTTGTTCCAAATGACGACTCTATTCGACTGTCAGTAGTCTATACACATGTTatcttgctagtgatggtgctaccacttttgttgctctagctcgaaccatagagtgaaggaggaaagataccaatttgtatcacccagataccaattggattcaagtcatagcacaaATGAGTAGAAAAAAGtaagtttttcctaaagtcctacaacctctcgaagaaaagtacggaTGTCATtataccgttccgcaagactctactagacttgttttggcacaatgagatcaacgaacctagagctctgataccaactctatcacaacccagaccgtcgtgattggtacccacactaaccatccggtgggagaaccattactacaacccaaaccaagcaatcaatctaaaaactaaggaatataagtcaaatattaagagaagaaaatagagtttccataaactctaacaaaagttcaacaataacTAACAAATACGGAAGAattaacctagaacctgaaagtcaatgtaccaaaactctactaacgacaagtctaagaacaaggggtataaccccgaaactaacaacaccttaaacaaaaagtctgagtccgaaaagagtggacttaaacatggaagatccatggcagcctgaaaaaACTGGTTCACCCTTAAATCCGGTCACACTCATAGTCACTTAGTTGGGGTCTATTA
Protein-coding regions in this window:
- the LOC125858320 gene encoding hydroxyproline O-galactosyltransferase HPGT1 translates to MQSRGSNARFSTMGMRSPISSLMLAMFAAMASFYVAGRLWQDAQNRVYFTKELDRITGQGHSAISVADTLKIIECREQRKKLSALEMELTAARQEGFISKQSSDMSKTPEKGPVIVIGIFTSFGRKNDRDAIRKAWMSTALKKMEEKKGIVARFVIGRSANRGDSLDRSIDSENSQTNDFFILENHVEAPEELSKKTKLFFAHAADSWTADYYAKVNDNVFVNLDSLGNTLASYLSDPRVYIGCMKSGEVFSEQGHKWYEPDWWKFGDGKTYFRHASTELFVISQALARYISINRSLLRTYAHDDVSVGSWFIGADVKHVDDRKFCCSSWSSGAICSGV